The Phormidium yuhuli AB48 DNA window TAGACACTTAATTTTGGACAATTTAAAACAAAAAAATCCGCAAAAAATAAACTTTTTAGAGACTATTGTTGTCCTATTTAATTTGCCTATTAAGAGAAGAAACCTCATCGATGCTGAGGTTCCACTCAAGGGGGTTCGGGGCAAAGTGAGACTGCCCCTTCCCATCATAGGCCGTTTGGTCAGTTGTCGCTCAGGCCGTCATCGTCAGCAGGAAGCTGAGATTTTCCGAGGCCTGGAGCGCATGGGGCGCGTTAGCGGGCATGAAGACGAACACACCAGGTTTGAGGGCGATCGCCTTACCATTGAGGGTTAACGTTCCTTCCCCCTCCAGAACCGTAATCGCCGCGTTACGAGTGGCGGTATGTTCTTCGATGTCCGTATCCTTGCCCAGACAGAAGAGAGTGTACTGAGACACCGCATCCTTGAGAATCACCTGACTGAGAACCGCGCGATCGCGATATTCAATCAAATCCGAGACTTGGCAGTCAAAGCAGAGATCAGCGGTCGTTAACGTAGCCATAAGACGTATCTCCAGTGAAGAACAAACAACAAGGCAGAATTTAATCAGGCTGGCGTTGAGCCGCCATGAGCCAATAGCCCAAACTGGACTGGTATTGATGGAAGACTTGGCGCATCTCCAGAATGCGATCGCGCAACTCGGGATGCAGAATCAGATTAGAGGCAAATTTCACCGTTCCCACCACCCCTTCATCTTCAATAAGACGAGGCAAATTCAACAAATCCATCGGCCCGGACTCCTGCCGTTGTACCGTCAACCCCGCCTCTTGAGCCAGTTCCTGCCAAGCCTCAGCCGTCAGGGGTTGGGCATTCACCCGTAAACTGGCCGCCAAAGCCTCAGACACCTCAGGGGTAGTCGTTTTCATCTCATGGGAGAGAAAAACACCACCGGGTTTGAGACGATCATGAATCAGCTGAAACAGTTTGGCCTTGCCAGCGGGGGCCTGCATGGTCAAAATTGCCTCAGCCAGTACCCCATCAAACTGCTCCTCAAGCTGATCGAGATTAAAAATACTGGTTTCAAGAAAGCGAATGCGATCGCCCAACCCCGCCTCCCGAACCGCCTCTCGGGCCCGTTGCACACTTTCAGGATTTTGCTCAACCCCAACAACATTCACGCCAAACCTTTGGGCCAGGGCGATCGCACTCACCCCAAAACTCGACGCCAACTCTAACACCGTATCCCCAGGGGAGAAATCAGCCCAAGTCCATAACCGTTGACTGGCCGCCTGTCCCCCTGGACGGAGAATCGTTTTCCCCGCAGCGGCGAGAACTTGATGGCCGGGGGCGGTTTTTGGATTAAAGGTTTTGGAAGTCATGGGGGAGTCCTCTGCAACTACCCCCATTGTCCGGCGATCGCCCCCAAAGGACCTTGACTTAAGTCAATCCCCATCAGGAGTTTAGCTTTCATAGTGAGCGGCAATAATCGCCAGAGCCACCCCAGGAGCGGTAATGGCTCGCAGAACCCGGCGACCTAACGATACCGGTTGCCAATGGACTTGTCGAGCCTGCTGGACTTCTTCAGGAGTCCATCCCCCTTCCGGGCCAATGGCGATCGTAATCTCCTCAGTATCTGGGGGAGGAGACGTCAGCGGTTGCCGTAACTGAGTTTGTAAATGAGGCACCTCCCCCCGAGCCACACAGAGATAGGTCCGACTGTCCGCCACCGCCTCAATCGCCCCCGCAAAGGACATCGGTTCTTCAATCGGCGGAACCCATTGCCGTTCCGACTGTTCCGCCGCCTCCGTCGCAATGCGTTGCCAGCGTTGTAGTTTATTGGGACTGGGGTTAAGGAGCGTGCGATCGCTCACCACCGGAATAATCCGACTCACCCCCAACTCCGTCGTCTGACGAACCACCTCATCAAACCCTTGTCCTTTCGGCAGGCCCGCCAACAGAGTCACCCTCACCGGTAACTCCCGATTGAGATCGAGCACCTGCAAGAGATTTCCCTGCCATTGTCCATCCTCCCGTTGCACCAACTCCGTCTCCCACCAACCCCCCGAACCATCCATGGCCACAAAGCGATCGCCCGCCCGTAAGCGCAACACCCGTGTTAGATAATGGTGTTGGTCGCCAGTCAGGGCGAGAGTGCGATCGCAAATTTGCACAGACTCAACTGTAATTCGTTGCACAGTTCAGCAAACCGGGTGACTTAGGGACAAATTCAGATTAGGTTAACCGGCCACAGGAACAGATTTCTCAATCTCACTGCTGACCTCATAGAAACCTGTTTTGGGAGCTGTGAGGAACAAATGAGACATCTCTTCCAAAATCGCATCCACTTTGGCATTGCGATTATGATCCATATCCTCAGGATCATCCCAGAAGACCACCGCAATACCGCGATCGGTCCCCGGTTCTTGTAAGAGATACGCTCCCTCAAAACCATCCCGATAATTACGCACTGCCTCATCAAACAAGGCTTTGGCGTCCTCAAAACAGCCCGGCTTAAATTCTCCCTGAGCCACATAAGCATATTTGTGGCGTAAGAAGTCCATGAAATCGCTCATCTCTCAATACCTCCTCTCTAACAACAGACTTAAAACGCTTACCCCTATTCTCCCCCAGTGGGCAAACAGATGCGGCTAGAGATCACGGTGTCTTTAGATTTGATAAGTTTCGGGCGTTGGCCTGTGCCATCCTTCCCTTGGCGTTTCACAGAACTCATCGGTAAACGCAACAGGCGATCGCCATTCAGTTCTAGCACCAACTCCGCCCCCGGAATCGCCCGAACAATCGCTAGGAGGCGATCGCTGGCGTTGGCAAACCGCAGGCCTTGAGTCCCAATCGCCCCCCGTTCGCCCAGCCGCAACTCAGCCACCGGCAAGCGTTTACAGTACCCCCGCTGAGTAATCAACACCAGTTCATCCCCATCATCGACAATACTCAAACCAGCAATGGTTTCCGTTTTACGCAAGCGAACCGCCTGATAGCCTTGAGCCGTCCGTCCTAAAACCGGCAATTGCTCATCATCCACCGGCATCCGCAACAAACGGCCACCACTCGACGCCACAATCGCCTGTTGTCCCGTTTGCGCCACATCAATGCCATGAAGTCCATCGTCTCCCTTAAACTTCAAGACCGTCAATCCCCGGGCCGTAATGTTCGTCATCTCGGCAAAGGGTAAGCGTTTAATGCGTCCAGCTTGGGTGAGGAAGACCACCTGTTTCTCTCGTAACACCTCATCGGCCACAAACTGAGCCACAATGGCATCGGGATCTCCTTGAGCCGCTGGGGGTAACAAACCCACGAGAGGCTGGCCGCGATCGTTACGGCCATTGAGTTTAGCAATCTCACCGACGGGAGCGGAATAGACTTTGCCATCCCGGACAAACATCAACAACTCGTGATCCGTTTGACTGGGAATTTGCTGTAAGGGAAAGTCCTCCGTTACCTCCAGCAGTTCCCCCTGAGGTGACACCGGTTCAATGGGGGTAGCATTTTTGGGGAGGAGGCGGCGGCCATAGCCTCGCTGGGTAATTTCTAAAACCGTGGGTTCGGCTTGGGGTTTGAGATCCAGGGGAAGTGAGACACTCAGGGGTTGTTGTTTCGCCTCTTCAAACTGCACCGCCTCCGATTTCACCGTTCCATCAGCGGTGACAATGCGAGTACGGCGTTCATCGGCAAACTTACGCTTGAGTTGACGTAATTCTTTTTTCAGGGATTTCAGCAGTTCATGGCGATCGCCCAACAACCGCTGCAACACCTGGCGACGCTGACTCAGATCCTCAAACTCTGCTTTCAGCTTATCCCGTTCCATCCCCGTCAGCCGGCGCATGGGCATGGCTAAAATAGCGTTAGCCTGCTCCTCACTGAAGTCGAGACGGCTCTGAAACTGGACTTTAGCGGTGGTGCCATCAGGGGCATGACGTAGGATATCAATGACCGCATCCAGGTGATCGAGGGCTTTGAGCAGTCCCGAGAGCAGATGTAAGCGGCTTTCGAGTTTATGGAGTTCGTCTTGGTACTGACGGGTGAGGGTTTGTTCTCGGAAATCGAGAAAGGCTTGCAGGGTATCCCGCAGACTCAGTTGGCGGGGTTGGTTGTCCACCAGAGACAACATAATCACCCCGAAGGTATTTTGCAGAGCCGTGAGGCGATAGATTTGTTTGAGGACTTTTTGGGGACTCGCTTCTCGCTTGAGTTCAATCACCACCCGAATCCCAGAGCGATCGCTCTCATCACGAATATCAGAGATGCCGTCTAGTTTACCCTGGTTCACCAACTGGGCCAGTTTTTCAATCCAGCCGGATTTACTAACTTGGAAGGGAAACTCGCTGACAATCAAAGCGGGCCGCTGGGAGCGTCGCGTCTTGCCCGTTTGCACCGTCTCCACACTCACCACACCGCGAACGGTAATGCTACCCCGTCCTTTGAGATAGGCATCGCGAATGCCCTGAATGCCAACAATTTCGCCTCCCGTGGGAAAATCGGGGCCAGGGATAAGTTCCAAGAGTTTATCGTCTGAGAGAGTGGGGCGATCAATCAGAGCAATCAAGCCATCCACCAGTTCCCCCAAATTATGGGGGGGGATATTGGTGGCCATCCCCACCGCAATCCCGGAACTGCCATTGAGCAACAGAATTGGCAGTTGAGCTGGTAATACCACCGGTTCCTGTTGGGAATTATCGAAGTTGCCGGTAAAATCAACCGTCGCGGTTCCAATTTCACTCAGGAGAGCTTGATTCCCCAGTTCGGCCAAACGGGTTTCCGTGTACCGCATCGCCGCTGGGGGGTCATTATCGATGGAGCCAAAGTTACCATGGCCCGCTAGGAGAGGATAACGGCTCGAAAAGTCCTGAACCAGACGCACGAGGGCATCATAGACGGATTGATCGCCGTGGGGGTGATATTTCCCCAACACATCCCCAACCACACGAGCGCATTTACGATAGGGCCGTTCTGGGGTCAGTCCCAACTCGTGCATGGCGTAAATAATCCGCCGGTGAACGGGTTTGAGTCCATCTCGCACGTCTGGAAGCGCCCGCCCCACGATGACACTCATGGCGTATTCGAGATAGGACTGCTGCATCTCCTGGTGCAAAGCGGTTGGGACGATTTGTCCGCCGGAGAGGAGGTTTAACTGCTTAGCCATGAAGTTCGGTTCCTTAAGGTCTGACAGTGTTGGTGCAACGGGAGCGACGTGCTAAGTTTCCCAAACGCCGACATTTTTAACATTTAAGCGCAAGGGCGGCGCGAATAACAGTGGTTCCACCCATGGGTCGGCCCTGGCAATCGGCTACAATAATGGAATATTGGTTCAGGTAGCGTAGGATAATGTACCGTGTGTCTCCTTTGTCCTTCTAGTTTCTTCTTCGTCTCCGAACTGAACTCGGGCCCCATCCCTTGGCTAGATTTGCTCGGCGTTTCGGAGTACGATCGAGAACAGGTCGAGTGTTCACCGTTAGGGTCAAATAACGTTTAGGTTAAAACAGCAGATGAAGACCGTTCTGATTGTAGAGGACGATTTAGTTAACGCGCGGGTGTTCTCAAAGATTTTGATGAAACGAGGCGGTATGGCCGTCAAACATACCGAGAATGTGGAAGAGGTGATGGAGATTGCCAAGGCTGGAGATGCAGATATCATCCTGATGGATGTTTCTCTGGCCCATAGTGTCTATCAGGGGCAATCCGTTGATGGGATTAAGATTACCCAGATTCTGAAATCCGATCCCGACACCGCTAACTTACCGATTATTTTGGTAACGGCCCACGCCATGGCCGGCGATCGCGAGAGCTTTCTCTCTCAAAGTGGCGCTGATGGTTATATTTCCAAACCCGTTGTCGATCACCAGGAGTTTGTCAACGCCATCCGGGCACTGATTCCCGCCGATGAGTAGAGAGCCAAACGACTCCCTACCAACGGCGGAACCTCCGAGCCGCAGACGCACGACGGAGTCAGCTGAGAGCTTCTAAGGAATCATCTCAATGGAGAGGGGCTGCCGTCGGTTGCGTACGGCACTGACGACTTGCTGAATCTGGGGCGTACTCAATAATTCCCGAGCGTCGGCAATCAGCCGTTCGCCCCAAAGGTTCAGTTCCAAGAAGTCAATTTCAGCATAGCGAACATCGAGTTCCAGAGCCGCTTCCGCCAAGCGAACCGCCGTGCGATCGCCCCGAGCGTAACGGGCCACGGCGATGGCCAGTTGAGGCTCAGCTTCCTGGGGGGCCAGTGCTTGGGATGCTTCCCACAGTTCGAGCGCCTCATCGACCTCCCCCATTTCATAGCGGACTAAGCCAATATTATTGATGGCGGGCCAAAAGGTATCGTTCTGCTCGAAGGCCGTTTCATAGTAGTCAATGGCTTTCTGGAAATCCCCCTTCATAAAATAGGCATTTCCTAAATCAAACAAGGCCCCGAGTTCCCCCGGTTCTAGATCTAACCCCGCCCGCAACTCATTCACCGCCTCCTCATAGTTTTCCGCCTGAAAATAGGCAGAACCGAG harbors:
- a CDS encoding 16S rRNA (uracil(1498)-N(3))-methyltransferase gives rise to the protein MQRITVESVQICDRTLALTGDQHHYLTRVLRLRAGDRFVAMDGSGGWWETELVQREDGQWQGNLLQVLDLNRELPVRVTLLAGLPKGQGFDEVVRQTTELGVSRIIPVVSDRTLLNPSPNKLQRWQRIATEAAEQSERQWVPPIEEPMSFAGAIEAVADSRTYLCVARGEVPHLQTQLRQPLTSPPPDTEEITIAIGPEGGWTPEEVQQARQVHWQPVSLGRRVLRAITAPGVALAIIAAHYES
- a CDS encoding SAM-dependent methyltransferase, which produces MTSKTFNPKTAPGHQVLAAAGKTILRPGGQAASQRLWTWADFSPGDTVLELASSFGVSAIALAQRFGVNVVGVEQNPESVQRAREAVREAGLGDRIRFLETSIFNLDQLEEQFDGVLAEAILTMQAPAGKAKLFQLIHDRLKPGGVFLSHEMKTTTPEVSEALAASLRVNAQPLTAEAWQELAQEAGLTVQRQESGPMDLLNLPRLIEDEGVVGTVKFASNLILHPELRDRILEMRQVFHQYQSSLGYWLMAAQRQPD
- a CDS encoding antibiotic biosynthesis monooxygenase; the encoded protein is MSDFMDFLRHKYAYVAQGEFKPGCFEDAKALFDEAVRNYRDGFEGAYLLQEPGTDRGIAVVFWDDPEDMDHNRNAKVDAILEEMSHLFLTAPKTGFYEVSSEIEKSVPVAG
- a CDS encoding response regulator gives rise to the protein MKTVLIVEDDLVNARVFSKILMKRGGMAVKHTENVEEVMEIAKAGDADIILMDVSLAHSVYQGQSVDGIKITQILKSDPDTANLPIILVTAHAMAGDRESFLSQSGADGYISKPVVDHQEFVNAIRALIPADE
- a CDS encoding DNA gyrase/topoisomerase IV subunit A: MAKQLNLLSGGQIVPTALHQEMQQSYLEYAMSVIVGRALPDVRDGLKPVHRRIIYAMHELGLTPERPYRKCARVVGDVLGKYHPHGDQSVYDALVRLVQDFSSRYPLLAGHGNFGSIDNDPPAAMRYTETRLAELGNQALLSEIGTATVDFTGNFDNSQQEPVVLPAQLPILLLNGSSGIAVGMATNIPPHNLGELVDGLIALIDRPTLSDDKLLELIPGPDFPTGGEIVGIQGIRDAYLKGRGSITVRGVVSVETVQTGKTRRSQRPALIVSEFPFQVSKSGWIEKLAQLVNQGKLDGISDIRDESDRSGIRVVIELKREASPQKVLKQIYRLTALQNTFGVIMLSLVDNQPRQLSLRDTLQAFLDFREQTLTRQYQDELHKLESRLHLLSGLLKALDHLDAVIDILRHAPDGTTAKVQFQSRLDFSEEQANAILAMPMRRLTGMERDKLKAEFEDLSQRRQVLQRLLGDRHELLKSLKKELRQLKRKFADERRTRIVTADGTVKSEAVQFEEAKQQPLSVSLPLDLKPQAEPTVLEITQRGYGRRLLPKNATPIEPVSPQGELLEVTEDFPLQQIPSQTDHELLMFVRDGKVYSAPVGEIAKLNGRNDRGQPLVGLLPPAAQGDPDAIVAQFVADEVLREKQVVFLTQAGRIKRLPFAEMTNITARGLTVLKFKGDDGLHGIDVAQTGQQAIVASSGGRLLRMPVDDEQLPVLGRTAQGYQAVRLRKTETIAGLSIVDDGDELVLITQRGYCKRLPVAELRLGERGAIGTQGLRFANASDRLLAIVRAIPGAELVLELNGDRLLRLPMSSVKRQGKDGTGQRPKLIKSKDTVISSRICLPTGGE
- a CDS encoding cupin domain-containing protein; amino-acid sequence: MATLTTADLCFDCQVSDLIEYRDRAVLSQVILKDAVSQYTLFCLGKDTDIEEHTATRNAAITVLEGEGTLTLNGKAIALKPGVFVFMPANAPHALQASENLSFLLTMTA
- a CDS encoding tetratricopeptide repeat protein, translated to MPKRHFWISLLITLGLAAAAEPARGQAQLPHVPELDREQLEELGSSILQEADRWARFQQYDRALPRAELGVELLPSSAQAWGILGSLYLQVDRVEDGIAALRTARSLEPENALVRFALGSAYFQAENYEEAVNELRAGLDLEPGELGALFDLGNAYFMKGDFQKAIDYYETAFEQNDTFWPAINNIGLVRYEMGEVDEALELWEASQALAPQEAEPQLAIAVARYARGDRTAVRLAEAALELDVRYAEIDFLELNLWGERLIADARELLSTPQIQQVVSAVRNRRQPLSIEMIP